From one Bacteroidota bacterium genomic stretch:
- the mraZ gene encoding division/cell wall cluster transcriptional repressor MraZ encodes MISLLGEHYCKLDSKGRVILPVAIKKQIPTKDEGIFVINRGFEKCLVLYTKSEWSKKTKEINKLNAYVAKNRKFIRYFYRGATELKLDASNRLLIPKMLKGYAFIEKEIVLFAHSNKIEIWDVASYESLIDDEPKDFEDLAENVMGNINIDDDDE; translated from the coding sequence ATGATTAGTTTATTAGGTGAACATTATTGCAAATTGGATAGCAAAGGACGTGTTATACTTCCTGTTGCTATAAAAAAGCAAATCCCCACCAAGGATGAGGGGATTTTTGTAATAAACAGAGGTTTTGAAAAATGCTTGGTTCTTTACACAAAATCAGAATGGAGTAAAAAAACCAAAGAGATAAATAAACTGAATGCTTATGTAGCAAAAAATAGAAAATTTATCAGATATTTTTATAGAGGAGCAACTGAATTAAAACTTGATGCCTCTAACCGTTTGCTAATACCCAAAATGCTTAAAGGCTATGCATTTATTGAAAAAGAAATTGTTTTATTTGCTCATTCCAACAAAATTGAAATTTGGGATGTTGCATCTTACGAAAGTTTGATTGATGATGAGCCTAAAGACTTTGAAGATTTAGCAGAAAATGTAATGGGAAATATAAATATTGACGATGATGATGAGTAA
- a CDS encoding MTH1187 family thiamine-binding protein codes for MSVLIEFAMFPTDKGGSVSKYVSRIIKMIDKENYNYKLTAMGTIVETDTFEEATEMLNKAYQQLKDDSDRIYSSIKFDIRANKNNRLKQKIQSIENVIGEVKK; via the coding sequence ATGTCAGTTTTAATAGAATTTGCAATGTTTCCTACCGACAAAGGTGGGAGTGTAAGTAAGTATGTAAGTAGGATAATAAAAATGATTGATAAGGAGAACTACAATTACAAATTAACAGCTATGGGAACGATTGTGGAAACCGATACTTTTGAAGAAGCAACTGAGATGCTTAATAAGGCTTATCAACAATTGAAAGATGATTCGGATAGAATTTATTCTTCAATAAAATTTGATATTCGGGCAAATAAGAATAACAGGCTTAAGCAAAAGATTCAATCAATTGAAAATGTGATTGGGGAAGTGAAGAAATAG